In the genome of Massilibacillus massiliensis, one region contains:
- a CDS encoding sigma 54-interacting transcriptional regulator, producing the protein MLEKIKQLIREEDKKNPLSDEKIAQKLAIRRERVIMLRTEAGIVNFRERRHAALYKDAAVILHSDPKISERAFASELRKCGYEISRYVAAGIKKELNQDETILTTVAPIIEKKSLPENVREVLLKAHEPFSNIIGFNGGLQVQVNQAKAAILYPPDGLHTLITGASGVGKSYLAESMYHFAKENLLIPDAAAFVVFNCADYADNPQLLLAQLFGYAKGAFSGAVTSKAGLVEKADRGILFLDEVHRLPSEGQEILFSILDKGEFRRLGETQTTKVSIRIIAATTENIESALLLTFRRRIPMLIDLPNLSERPFEERYALIRKFFVAEAVQTKRVIKVDEKVLRFFLVYPCLGNIGQLLSDIRVACANAFLLSVAKNRREVSIYAHNLMQYEDIHLFSAKKEAMLKKYISKPLVIDPITLDRACTSENQPEWELDTIYDSIEDEVLELKSIGIEEAKIQEILQRKIKEKISAYVFPEEDLDRTMEELSSVVDDKIVQTVKKAMRIAKEYLPSLDRRVYYFLSIHLSMFYDRMKRGIYREFSLSLKNIMTRYQREYEVACMLVRDIEQTLSVKFPPEEIGMIAMYLYTFSHSDSAEEGRVKVIVLSHGKVASAMTEVANRLLNMHYAIGIDMDFNEAPAAMFEKVVHVVEEVNEGKGCLLLVDIGSLVSIGDRITARTGIPVACVDRVDTAMLLEAVRRAATTTVSLEEIAAALKIDKFGMEESRTAEKKAPAVLLICITGAGTAKRLEEYVQEKLDAKYGEIKMFKIGALNLEVQQSELAKITAQYKIVVMIGNIKLQSLAAPFISSQEIFSGCGIERLQNLLEAEVQKEVTLADVLAEQTIICQLNLTDKTQIMDQLSGLLYEQGAVDASFLLSAYKRESTGATYLNGGIGIPHGSAEHVKKSAIAVASLVRPVLWENNFMVDLVFLLALKESDQKYINALFHIISDEKALSSLKEADSNKKILNILLKKQF; encoded by the coding sequence ATGCTTGAAAAAATAAAACAATTGATACGTGAAGAAGATAAGAAAAATCCTCTGTCAGATGAAAAAATAGCGCAGAAGCTGGCGATTCGCCGTGAAAGGGTGATTATGCTTCGAACCGAAGCCGGAATTGTGAATTTTCGTGAGCGACGGCATGCTGCATTGTATAAAGATGCGGCTGTAATTTTGCACAGTGATCCAAAAATTTCTGAGCGCGCGTTCGCGAGCGAACTCAGAAAATGTGGCTATGAAATTTCACGTTATGTCGCAGCGGGAATAAAAAAAGAATTGAATCAAGATGAAACGATCTTAACTACTGTAGCCCCTATAATAGAGAAAAAATCCCTGCCGGAGAATGTCCGGGAAGTACTTTTAAAAGCGCATGAACCGTTTTCCAATATTATTGGCTTTAATGGCGGGCTGCAAGTGCAGGTCAACCAAGCAAAAGCGGCGATCTTATATCCCCCGGATGGTCTTCATACACTAATTACAGGGGCGTCCGGGGTTGGGAAAAGTTATTTGGCGGAAAGCATGTATCATTTTGCCAAGGAAAATCTCTTGATTCCAGATGCTGCTGCATTTGTTGTATTCAACTGTGCAGATTATGCCGACAATCCACAGTTGTTATTAGCGCAGCTGTTTGGATATGCCAAAGGTGCATTCAGTGGTGCTGTGACAAGTAAAGCTGGGCTGGTAGAAAAAGCCGATCGAGGAATTTTATTTCTCGATGAGGTGCATCGCCTGCCAAGTGAAGGACAGGAGATTCTATTTTCAATTTTGGATAAGGGTGAGTTTCGCCGTTTGGGAGAGACGCAGACGACAAAGGTAAGCATACGTATTATCGCAGCGACTACAGAAAATATTGAGTCGGCATTGTTGTTGACGTTTCGACGTCGGATTCCCATGCTGATTGATTTGCCTAATCTCAGTGAACGTCCTTTTGAAGAGCGCTATGCACTGATTCGTAAATTTTTTGTTGCCGAAGCTGTGCAAACGAAGCGTGTGATTAAAGTCGATGAAAAAGTTTTGCGGTTTTTCTTAGTATATCCATGCTTAGGGAACATAGGACAACTGTTAAGTGATATACGCGTTGCTTGTGCAAATGCTTTCTTGCTATCGGTTGCAAAAAATCGCAGAGAGGTTAGTATTTATGCACACAATTTGATGCAGTATGAGGATATTCATTTATTTTCTGCCAAAAAGGAGGCCATGCTGAAAAAGTATATCAGTAAGCCATTGGTCATTGATCCAATTACTTTGGATCGTGCCTGTACATCGGAAAATCAGCCGGAATGGGAGCTGGATACGATTTATGACAGCATTGAGGATGAGGTTTTAGAATTAAAAAGCATTGGGATTGAGGAGGCAAAAATTCAGGAAATTTTGCAACGAAAAATCAAAGAAAAAATCAGTGCTTATGTATTTCCGGAGGAAGATTTAGATCGTACGATGGAAGAACTTAGCTCAGTGGTCGACGATAAAATTGTCCAAACGGTGAAAAAAGCGATGCGGATTGCGAAAGAATATCTTCCGTCACTTGATCGCAGGGTGTATTATTTTCTATCGATTCATTTAAGTATGTTTTATGATCGCATGAAACGGGGGATATATAGGGAGTTTTCTTTGAGTCTGAAAAATATTATGACGCGTTATCAGCGTGAGTATGAGGTTGCTTGTATGCTGGTGCGTGATATCGAGCAAACGCTTTCCGTGAAATTTCCGCCGGAGGAAATTGGCATGATTGCTATGTATTTATATACATTTTCACATAGTGACAGCGCGGAAGAAGGGCGGGTCAAGGTTATCGTGCTGAGCCACGGAAAAGTCGCTTCAGCAATGACAGAGGTAGCAAATCGACTGCTCAATATGCATTATGCGATTGGAATTGATATGGATTTTAATGAAGCACCCGCAGCGATGTTTGAAAAAGTTGTACACGTTGTAGAGGAAGTAAACGAAGGCAAAGGCTGTTTGCTGCTCGTCGATATTGGTTCGTTGGTTTCGATTGGAGATCGTATTACTGCGCGCACGGGAATTCCCGTTGCCTGTGTTGATCGGGTCGATACGGCTATGCTTTTGGAGGCGGTGCGGCGCGCGGCTACGACAACGGTTTCTTTGGAGGAAATTGCAGCCGCATTAAAAATCGATAAATTTGGTATGGAAGAAAGTCGCACAGCGGAAAAGAAGGCGCCTGCAGTGCTTTTGATTTGTATTACGGGCGCAGGGACAGCAAAGCGTTTAGAGGAATATGTGCAGGAAAAGCTGGATGCGAAGTATGGCGAGATTAAAATGTTCAAGATTGGTGCCTTGAATTTAGAAGTTCAGCAGTCGGAATTAGCCAAAATCACCGCGCAATATAAGATTGTTGTGATGATAGGAAACATAAAGCTGCAAAGTTTGGCGGCTCCGTTTATTTCATCACAGGAGATTTTTTCAGGCTGTGGCATAGAGCGGCTGCAGAACTTACTTGAGGCAGAGGTGCAAAAAGAGGTAACGCTTGCTGATGTTTTGGCTGAGCAGACGATCATCTGTCAGCTTAATTTGACGGATAAAACACAAATCATGGATCAGCTTTCTGGCCTTCTCTATGAGCAAGGGGCAGTAGATGCGTCATTTTTGTTAAGTGCATATAAGCGGGAAAGTACCGGCGCTACCTATTTAAATGGTGGAATTGGAATACCGCATGGCAGTGCCGAGCATGTGAAAAAATCGGCGATTGCTGTGGCTAGTTTAGTGCGACCGGTATTGTGGGAAAACAATTTTATGGTTGATTTAGTATTTTTATTGGCTTTAAAAGAAAGTGATCAAAAATATATCAATGCATTATTTCATATTATCTCAGATGAAAAAGCCTTAAGTTCCTTGAAAGAGGCAGATTCCAATAAAAAAATTCTGAATATTTTGTTAAAAAAACAGTTTTAG
- a CDS encoding bifunctional 4-hydroxy-2-oxoglutarate aldolase/2-dehydro-3-deoxy-phosphogluconate aldolase → MRCSVGEFSKITAILRGYDCDQVDAVIHVLVNSPISAVEITLNREDSIEMIARMIQKYSGKIAIGAGTVLSEEDLEAVVKAGVDFVLSPNVFTKEMLAFCHQHEVISVPGAFSPTEVYQSLQEGADIVKIFPARTLGSGYFKDLQAPYGKLPLMAVGGINAGNIREYFQAGASFVGIASGLFNKEDVLRKNMDGMKASLEAFQAQIEGI, encoded by the coding sequence ATGCGATGTAGTGTAGGAGAATTTTCAAAGATCACAGCGATCTTACGGGGGTACGATTGTGATCAGGTCGATGCGGTAATTCATGTTTTAGTAAACAGTCCAATATCCGCTGTGGAAATTACACTGAATCGTGAAGATTCAATAGAGATGATTGCACGGATGATTCAAAAATACAGCGGTAAGATTGCAATCGGCGCTGGTACAGTTCTTTCTGAAGAAGATCTAGAGGCTGTTGTAAAAGCAGGCGTAGATTTCGTTCTTTCTCCAAATGTATTTACGAAAGAGATGCTTGCGTTTTGTCATCAACACGAGGTGATCAGTGTGCCGGGGGCTTTTTCACCAACTGAGGTATATCAGAGTCTGCAAGAGGGAGCCGATATTGTAAAGATTTTTCCCGCGCGTACCTTAGGCAGTGGTTATTTTAAAGATCTGCAAGCGCCTTATGGAAAACTTCCGCTTATGGCTGTTGGCGGCATCAACGCCGGAAATATCCGGGAGTATTTTCAAGCCGGTGCATCGTTTGTGGGAATTGCATCAGGCTTATTCAATAAAGAAGATGTATTGAGAAAAAATATGGACGGAATGAAGGCTTCCTTAGAAGCTTTTCAAGCGCAGATAGAAGGTATTTGA
- a CDS encoding PTS sugar transporter subunit IIA, producing the protein MEETLKFDSNLIFRIDTVDQEKTDVLSFLADRLEESGYVKDSYKEGILKRESVYPTGLFTGGINVAVPHTDSVHVKEDAVTVGVLSQPILFKAMEDSQKDVAVSIVLMLALKEPHGQVKMLQKILALVKEQETLKELLRMQDENRIYESISAYLK; encoded by the coding sequence ATGGAAGAGACGTTAAAATTTGATTCTAATTTGATTTTTAGAATTGATACGGTAGATCAAGAGAAAACAGATGTTTTATCCTTTTTAGCAGATCGATTGGAAGAGAGCGGATATGTAAAAGACAGTTATAAAGAAGGAATTTTAAAACGTGAAAGTGTATATCCGACAGGCTTATTTACGGGGGGGATCAATGTTGCTGTTCCGCATACCGATTCTGTCCATGTAAAGGAAGATGCAGTAACGGTTGGGGTGCTAAGTCAGCCGATTTTATTTAAGGCGATGGAAGATTCGCAAAAAGATGTCGCCGTTTCGATTGTGTTGATGTTGGCATTAAAGGAGCCTCATGGACAAGTTAAGATGCTGCAAAAGATTCTTGCATTGGTTAAGGAACAAGAGACGTTGAAAGAGTTACTAAGGATGCAGGATGAAAATCGTATTTATGAAAGTATTTCAGCTTATTTAAAATAA
- a CDS encoding PTS sugar transporter subunit IIB, giving the protein MKKVLVACGNGIATSTVVAEKIREACRENNIEVSVTQCKLLEVESKANDFDLLVTSGMFSGGEVKVPVIGAISLLTGVGEEETMQEIIDQLR; this is encoded by the coding sequence ATGAAAAAAGTATTGGTAGCGTGTGGAAATGGGATTGCAACATCGACCGTTGTGGCAGAAAAGATTCGTGAGGCATGTAGGGAGAACAACATTGAAGTCAGTGTGACGCAATGTAAGCTTTTAGAGGTCGAATCAAAGGCCAATGACTTTGATTTATTAGTAACCTCCGGTATGTTTAGCGGTGGCGAGGTAAAGGTGCCTGTGATTGGTGCGATCTCACTTTTAACCGGTGTTGGCGAAGAGGAAACCATGCAGGAAATAATAGACCAATTAAGATAG
- a CDS encoding PTS galactitol transporter subunit IIC, which yields MNLVYDAFNALLGAGPIVLLPIIITLIGLLFRVKLVKAFRSGMIIAIGFAGIKLVIDLLASNLGPAAKAMVENFGIQLDILDVGWGAIAAVTWSSPIIPLLIFGILITNIVLLVFKLTNTLDVDIWNYHHMAIVGIMAYFVTDNVWIGLGASIVMATISFKLADWTAPLVEKYFGIPGVSLPTMSALSSVIVAAPLNALIDRIPGINKIDFSADDAKKYLGFFGEPIFMGLMLGCGVGILAKYPVTKIFALGVNMAAVMILIPKMTALFMEGLMPISEVAKKLTKEKFKGRKFLIGLDAAVVVGNPTVITTSLIVIPLTILVAAILPGNRVLPFADLAVVPFRVALVVAICGGNLFRSILIGLICMSAVLLAGTATSPVLTELAASVGINLAASGGISSFAATSLTVSYLVFTAFTSHLMISLPILVMVIAAVWVYMEKRSKKTEDTSANSISG from the coding sequence ATGAATCTTGTCTATGATGCATTTAATGCGCTACTCGGCGCAGGCCCGATTGTTTTATTGCCGATTATTATCACCTTGATCGGACTGCTTTTCCGTGTGAAATTGGTGAAAGCATTTCGCTCAGGGATGATCATTGCGATTGGTTTTGCCGGAATTAAACTTGTCATTGACTTGCTTGCAAGCAATTTAGGACCGGCAGCAAAAGCAATGGTTGAAAATTTTGGGATTCAACTCGATATTTTAGATGTAGGCTGGGGGGCGATTGCCGCTGTTACCTGGTCGTCGCCAATTATTCCATTGTTGATTTTCGGCATTTTGATCACGAATATTGTGTTATTGGTATTTAAGCTTACCAATACGTTAGATGTGGATATCTGGAATTATCATCATATGGCGATTGTTGGTATCATGGCGTATTTTGTTACGGACAATGTGTGGATTGGTTTAGGGGCATCGATTGTGATGGCAACCATATCTTTTAAATTGGCAGATTGGACGGCACCTTTGGTAGAAAAATATTTTGGTATTCCCGGCGTTTCCTTGCCGACGATGTCAGCACTGTCGTCGGTCATTGTTGCAGCACCACTCAATGCACTAATCGATAGAATTCCAGGGATAAATAAAATTGATTTTTCTGCCGATGATGCAAAGAAATATCTTGGATTTTTCGGAGAACCGATTTTTATGGGATTAATGCTGGGATGCGGTGTCGGAATTTTAGCGAAGTATCCGGTAACGAAGATATTCGCATTGGGTGTTAATATGGCCGCAGTTATGATTTTAATTCCAAAGATGACGGCGCTGTTTATGGAAGGTTTGATGCCGATTTCTGAAGTAGCGAAGAAGTTGACAAAAGAGAAATTTAAGGGCAGAAAGTTTCTTATTGGACTAGATGCTGCTGTTGTCGTAGGAAATCCTACCGTAATTACAACGTCTCTGATTGTAATTCCTTTGACTATTCTGGTTGCAGCGATTTTGCCGGGTAATCGCGTATTGCCCTTTGCAGATCTGGCTGTTGTACCGTTCCGCGTAGCCTTGGTGGTCGCGATTTGCGGCGGAAATTTGTTTCGCAGCATTTTGATTGGGTTGATTTGTATGAGTGCTGTTTTACTTGCGGGAACAGCAACCTCCCCAGTTCTTACGGAGCTTGCGGCATCGGTGGGGATTAACCTTGCGGCAAGTGGTGGAATTTCCTCTTTTGCAGCAACGAGTTTGACGGTGAGTTATTTGGTATTTACTGCTTTCACGAGTCATTTAATGATCAGCTTACCAATCCTTGTTATGGTGATTGCAGCTGTTTGGGTATACATGGAGAAACGTTCTAAGAAAACAGAAGATACAAGCGCTAATTCTATCAGTGGTTAG